DNA from Ciconia boyciana chromosome 23, ASM3463844v1, whole genome shotgun sequence:
TGCTCTGTAGCAGTACCCAGCTGGGAAACGGGATCCAGCGCGGACAAAAGAACCACAAACACCACACCTTCCACCTCCCAGGGAGGTGCCCTGAATTTCAGGGACACCCAAAAGCCTTTCTGTGCCCTAAATGGGTAAAATCCAAGGTGAACCCCAGCAAATCCAGCCCCCAAGGAGTTTCTCCCAGTCTGGCCCCGACTTACGTTTCGGGGCCGGATGGGCACCCTCTCGTTGTCAGCGTTCATCCCGGGGATGATGACCGTCATCTTCCGGGGGCCTTTGAACCCTAAAACGTTGGTCTCCTGCAAGAGAAACCCCGTCCCTAAAACCAGCAACCACTGCAGATCGCTCAGGGATGGATCCAGCCCATCCCGCATCTCTGCAACCCCCCGATCAGTAGCCCAGCAAAGGGGTGCAGGTCGGGACCCCCTCGCCGCCTGCCCGGGaggtcccggggggtccccgtgCCGCTGCTTACGTAGACCACGGCCGAGAGCTCCTGCCTCACGTTGGACCAGTCGGCGTTGGCCCTGTCGGGGTTCACACCGTTGTCGAACACCGTGAACTTCGTACCCATCAGGTTGGATCTGCAGCCGAGGACGGGAGATGGCCGCGGCCGGTGCCACCGAGTCCCCTCCGACCCCTCCGTCCCCATGCACAGCCCCAGCTTTGCTCCAGCTGCAAAACCCACGCACAGCCCCCAGCCAACGCCATCCTTCCCACCCTTTAGCCGTTTGCTCGGGTTCAGGGCACCCCTAAATCAGGGTGTTATAGGGTGCTGCCACCGAGGGGACCCCCCAGCATCGCTGTGCAGCTGCCGGCAGTGCAGCGGGCTGGGACTTGCCGGGCTCGCCGGGTGCCGTTTCTAGCCGTGACCTGTCTGCCGGGAGGAACCAGACAAGCCTGTTttcccctcccggccccccgACACTCCTCCGGTTGGACCCGGCAGCAGGGAACACTGAATTTAGCCTCCTGCCTGACCCAGCCATCGCTCGGGGCAGCCGGCAACCCATGGAGCGGGGTGCTGCAGGAATGGGGTGCTGCAGGAATGGGGTGCTGCAGGAATGGGGTGCCACCTCCGCTCCTACCTCAGCTTCCCGATGAAGTTCTCTCCCCCCCGTGACAGGTCGGTGGGGTCGATGGAGATGAGGTAGTTGGAGGTTTTGCTCTTCTTACGCTTCCTCCCGGCGAGGAGGAACACCTGGGAGGGCAGTGGGACCACGTGGGGACGGGGCACTGTCATCGCCATCCCTGCCGTGCCCTCTGCGCAAGGCTTGGCCCAACAGGTCACTGCCACAACCTTGCACAAGTCATGGAGTGAAGACGATCCCCAAAATACTGGCTGggccatggggcaggagggtcTGAGCCCAGCCCGGCATTACCGTGGCTCTCCGGCTGATGTTTGCTCATCATCCCGGGTACCATCGACATGGGGCATTTCCCAAGAGGAATTGCAgggggggggagcagccccaTCCAGGACCCACCACCATGGTGGGATGCAGGTGGGcatccccccaaaaccctgagGGTGCTCCAGGGGTCTCCACGCTCCCACCCCAGTTCACCTTCTTGTCGTTATCCAAGTGGAGGTAATAGGTGGGATAAAGCCCCCGGTCCATCCCCTTCTTGTCCCGCGTCACCCGGCACTTGACGGTCACCCCCTGCAGCGCCGGCTGCAGCACGAACTCCTCCAGGTTGTCCACCTCGATGACGGGCGATGGGGGCCTCTCCTCCTTCGGCTGCAACACGAGAGGGGGCGGTGACCCCAAAGCCAAACCTGCCCAAacctcccctcctttcccagctAATTGCTCCTTGCTCCTGATCCCCCCAGGCTGtggctctgcagctggtggCTTTGGGGATGGTGCTGCCATGGGTCTCCCTGGggatgctccagccccctgaccaACCCTGGGGGAAAGAgctgctgccccccgccccaagGGGaacccccccccagctctgaggggttttttgtaccttctttgatttcttccctttccccttcttgTTGGAGTTTTTCTGCGGGGTCTCCAGGGTCTCCTCCTCGCTCTCGGCTGCTTtgggaggagctgcaggcaggaacGGGCAgaggcacggggcgggggggggggaagcctgACTACGCCGAACCCCAAAACTGAGCTCGGCATAGACCCACACCAACACCATTGATCCTAACCCCCCTCTCCAtggcctcctccagcacccaccACCCTCCATCTCATTGCTGGTGCCAGGCTCTCacctttctttttggttttcttctccttgggggggtccccgccaGTCTGGAAGAGGGACGCcgggtttttcttcttctccgACCTGATGGGTTTGGTGCTGGAGTCAGAATCGTCCTCCTCATCACTGTCGGTGG
Protein-coding regions in this window:
- the TULP1 gene encoding tubby-related protein 1 → MSVFQVNGEKKEKKSKKKAATDSDEEDDSDSSTKPIRSEKKKNPASLFQTGGDPPKEKKTKKKAPPKAAESEEETLETPQKNSNKKGKGKKSKKPKEERPPSPVIEVDNLEEFVLQPALQGVTVKCRVTRDKKGMDRGLYPTYYLHLDNDKKVFLLAGRKRKKSKTSNYLISIDPTDLSRGGENFIGKLRSNLMGTKFTVFDNGVNPDRANADWSNVRQELSAVVYETNVLGFKGPRKMTVIIPGMNADNERVPIRPRNDNDGLLMRWQNKNMDNVIELHNKAPVWNDETQSYVLNFHGRVTHASVKNFQIVHGSDPDYIVMQFGRVADDAFTMDYNYPLCAVQAFAIALSSFDGKLACE